A single Ochrobactrum sp. BTU1 DNA region contains:
- a CDS encoding extracellular solute-binding protein, with translation MFAIFRSAALASLIGICASIAPASAENRAAPDYALSMHGDVALHADFNSFPYSNPNAPKGGTLRMGVVGTFDSLNPFVLKSMRTTARALFSDADFGNLVYETLMQRSRDEPFTLYGLLAEKVAIDPERKWVEFTLNPKAKWSDGKPVTVDDILFTYDILTEKGRPPYNNRMSRIEKIEKTGERSVRFVFNDKSDREFPMLIAGTMPVLPKHAIDPATFGNSTLKPPVGSGPYTISGVQPGQRITYKRNPDYWGNGLPVQHGLNNFDTISIEYYRNETSLFESFKKGILDVFIDANPTRWEKSYDFPAVKEGKVVKENFEKGTPANMLGFVFNTRRPVFEDRRVRQALGLLFDFEWANRNLFAGQYKRLQSFWEGSDLSSVGKAADARERELLAAFPHVVRKDVLEGTWHPSITDGTGHDRGPAKEAYELLTDAGFSFEHGKAIDPSGKQFQFEIMTRSADEEKVALAYKRNLARLGIDAEIRTADDAQYQQRLQTFDYDMILGALTGSLSPGNEQWMRWGSASRDAQGSFNYPGVADPAVDAMIEAMLAARERDDFVSAVRALDRILISGDYYIPLYYLPYQWVARWDRIGHPEKTSLYGYQLPSWWQASK, from the coding sequence TTGTTTGCTATTTTCCGCAGCGCAGCTTTAGCCAGCCTTATCGGCATTTGTGCCAGCATCGCTCCAGCGAGTGCCGAAAATCGTGCCGCACCAGATTATGCACTTTCGATGCATGGTGACGTGGCACTGCATGCTGATTTCAACAGTTTTCCTTATTCCAATCCCAACGCCCCAAAAGGCGGCACGCTGCGTATGGGCGTCGTCGGCACATTCGACAGCCTCAATCCCTTCGTTCTTAAAAGTATGCGTACAACCGCGCGGGCGCTTTTTAGCGACGCCGATTTTGGGAACTTGGTCTATGAAACGCTGATGCAGCGTTCGCGCGATGAACCTTTCACGCTTTACGGCTTGCTTGCTGAGAAGGTAGCAATCGACCCAGAACGAAAATGGGTCGAATTCACGCTTAATCCAAAAGCAAAATGGTCGGACGGTAAGCCGGTCACAGTTGACGACATCTTATTCACCTATGACATCCTTACCGAAAAAGGCCGTCCGCCGTACAATAACCGCATGAGCCGGATCGAGAAAATCGAAAAGACCGGCGAGCGCTCCGTGCGCTTTGTTTTCAATGACAAATCGGATCGCGAGTTTCCGATGCTGATTGCTGGAACGATGCCGGTGCTGCCCAAGCACGCTATTGATCCGGCGACATTTGGCAACTCGACACTCAAGCCTCCAGTGGGTAGCGGCCCTTACACCATCTCTGGCGTGCAGCCCGGTCAGCGCATCACTTATAAGCGCAATCCGGACTATTGGGGCAACGGCCTGCCAGTTCAGCACGGGCTGAATAACTTCGACACGATCTCGATTGAGTATTATCGCAACGAGACATCGCTGTTTGAATCCTTCAAGAAAGGCATTCTCGACGTATTCATCGATGCCAACCCGACGCGCTGGGAAAAGTCATACGACTTCCCTGCGGTCAAGGAGGGCAAAGTCGTTAAAGAAAACTTCGAGAAAGGAACGCCAGCAAATATGCTTGGCTTCGTCTTCAACACACGCCGTCCGGTATTCGAAGATCGTCGTGTCAGACAAGCACTCGGGCTTCTGTTCGATTTCGAATGGGCCAATCGCAATCTTTTTGCGGGTCAATATAAACGTCTCCAGAGCTTCTGGGAAGGCTCGGACCTGTCGTCGGTAGGCAAAGCTGCCGATGCGCGCGAGCGGGAGCTTCTCGCAGCTTTCCCTCATGTTGTTCGCAAGGATGTGCTGGAAGGTACATGGCATCCATCGATCACCGATGGCACCGGCCATGATCGCGGCCCGGCCAAGGAAGCTTATGAATTGCTCACGGATGCCGGCTTCTCGTTTGAGCATGGCAAGGCGATTGATCCATCTGGCAAGCAATTCCAGTTTGAAATCATGACGCGTTCGGCCGACGAGGAAAAGGTAGCGCTCGCCTATAAGCGCAACCTCGCCCGCCTGGGAATCGATGCCGAAATTCGCACCGCTGATGACGCACAGTATCAGCAACGTTTGCAGACTTTCGACTACGACATGATCCTCGGAGCCCTCACTGGCTCGTTATCACCAGGCAATGAGCAATGGATGCGTTGGGGTTCTGCATCTCGCGATGCACAAGGCAGCTTCAACTATCCCGGTGTTGCCGATCCAGCAGTCGATGCGATGATCGAAGCTATGCTTGCAGCGCGGGAGCGCGATGATTTTGTGAGTGCAGTGCGTGCTCTCGACCGCATTCTCATCTCCGGTGATTATTACATCCCGCTCTATTACCTGCCGTATCAGTGGGTAGCACGATGGGATCGGATCGGACATCCGGAGAAAACATCGCTTTACGGCTATCAGTTGCCATCCTGGTGGCAGGCGAGCAAGTAG
- a CDS encoding phosphatidylcholine/phosphatidylserine synthase encodes MANGVKSKLTGKLKAKKVTAPQAKAFSVHLLTASGSFLAFLSIVAASDGRYTAMWWWLGLALFVDGIDGPIARKLEVKYVLPNWSGELLDNIIDYVTYVLIPAFALYQSGFMGTNLSFISGAIIVVSSAIYYADTGMKTKENFFKGFPVVWNMVVFTLFIVRPGEWEAFAIVVLSAILSFLPISFLHPVRVVRLRPLNLTIFLLWCAFGAAGLYYTLDAPLWVRVGITVTGLYIYFIGAIMQFFPNLGRTAAVIAAEQAAEAKKRG; translated from the coding sequence ATGGCAAACGGCGTGAAAAGCAAACTAACCGGAAAACTCAAAGCCAAGAAAGTGACTGCGCCACAGGCGAAGGCATTTTCTGTTCATCTGCTCACCGCGTCCGGTTCGTTTCTGGCGTTTCTGTCAATCGTGGCCGCAAGTGATGGCCGCTACACCGCTATGTGGTGGTGGCTTGGCCTTGCATTGTTCGTCGATGGCATCGATGGACCAATTGCGCGTAAGCTCGAAGTCAAATATGTGCTGCCGAACTGGTCGGGCGAGTTGCTCGACAACATCATCGACTATGTGACCTATGTTCTGATCCCGGCCTTTGCGCTCTATCAAAGCGGATTCATGGGGACGAACCTGTCTTTCATATCCGGTGCAATTATTGTGGTTTCAAGCGCGATTTACTATGCCGACACCGGCATGAAGACGAAAGAAAACTTCTTCAAGGGCTTCCCGGTCGTTTGGAATATGGTGGTGTTTACGCTCTTCATTGTCCGGCCAGGGGAATGGGAAGCCTTCGCGATTGTGGTCCTGTCGGCCATCCTTTCCTTCCTGCCAATCAGCTTCCTGCATCCAGTGCGTGTGGTGCGTTTGCGCCCGCTCAATCTGACGATCTTTTTACTGTGGTGTGCCTTTGGGGCTGCAGGCCTTTATTATACCCTTGATGCGCCACTCTGGGTGCGCGTCGGCATCACAGTGACGGGACTATATATCTATTTCATCGGCGCAATCATGCAGTTCTTCCCCAATCTTGGACGAACTGCTGCTGTTATAGCGGCTGAACAGGCTGCAGAAGCGAAGAAGAGAGGCTGA
- a CDS encoding DsbA family protein — MTKRKITIDVVSDVVCPWCFVGRKRLEQALELTPEVDAEVRWRPYQLDPSLPAQGKDRQTYMREKFGTGSKIDDIHKQLTELGEENDIVFDFEAITRAPNTLDAHRLIHWAAQAGPGLQDKLVGRLFSLYFEQGQDIGDHEVLVDAAASVGMEAPIVARLLQSEADKETIREEIDTANRIGVRGVPCFIIDQKYAVMGAQSASALADAIQQTAEGFEPGISEDR; from the coding sequence ATGACCAAAAGAAAAATTACCATCGACGTTGTGTCTGATGTCGTTTGTCCATGGTGCTTTGTCGGCCGCAAACGGCTTGAACAGGCACTCGAATTAACGCCGGAGGTCGACGCGGAAGTTCGCTGGCGTCCTTATCAGCTCGATCCTTCTCTACCTGCTCAAGGCAAGGATCGTCAGACCTATATGCGCGAAAAATTCGGTACGGGCTCGAAAATTGACGATATTCACAAGCAACTAACAGAGCTTGGCGAAGAAAACGATATCGTTTTCGATTTTGAAGCCATTACGCGCGCGCCCAATACACTCGATGCGCACCGTCTGATCCATTGGGCTGCACAGGCCGGCCCCGGCCTTCAGGACAAGTTGGTTGGCAGACTGTTTTCGCTCTATTTCGAGCAGGGACAGGATATTGGTGATCATGAAGTGCTGGTTGATGCGGCAGCAAGCGTAGGTATGGAAGCGCCTATCGTTGCCCGCCTTCTGCAAAGCGAGGCCGATAAAGAGACAATCCGCGAAGAAATCGACACTGCAAACCGCATCGGCGTGCGCGGCGTTCCGTGTTTCATCATCGACCAGAAATATGCCGTCATGGGTGCGCAATCAGCCTCCGCTCTAGCTGACGCTATTCAGCAAACAGCGGAAGGCTTTGAGCCAGGCATTTCCGAAGACCGCTGA
- the hspQ gene encoding heat shock protein HspQ: MGMAQIKHAKFQIGQVVKHRLFPFRGIIFDVDPEFANTEEWYDSIPEEARPRRDQPFYHLLAENSESEYVAYVSEQNLVPDLSDEPLRHPQISEMFDRLDNGSYRVKLHAN, encoded by the coding sequence ATGGGTATGGCACAGATAAAGCACGCTAAGTTTCAGATCGGACAGGTGGTCAAGCATCGGCTGTTTCCTTTCCGCGGGATCATTTTTGACGTTGATCCGGAATTTGCGAACACTGAGGAATGGTATGATTCTATCCCTGAAGAGGCTCGGCCGCGCCGCGATCAACCGTTTTATCATTTGCTGGCAGAAAACTCCGAGTCCGAATATGTGGCCTATGTCTCCGAGCAGAACCTCGTGCCGGACCTCAGCGATGAGCCGCTGCGTCATCCGCAGATCAGTGAAATGTTCGACAGGCTTGATAACGGGTCGTATCGTGTAAAACTGCACGCCAATTAA
- a CDS encoding UbiH/UbiF family hydroxylase, with translation MNDVVVEKPLTEITISGGGPAGMMAALALSAKGYRTALLGPETDRNDRRTTALMMPAIRFLEKIGVWNDITPEAAPLASMRIVDATQRLIRSPAVTFRAGEIDETAFGFNIPNAALNQKLAGAVENNPAIKRITQPAIEYRNNGDHVTITLAGGNTLHTRLVVAADGRNSAAREAAGIRTRRWSYPQTAVVLSFAHEVEHENISTEFHTEEGPFTQVPLKGKRSSLVWVVNPDRAEILLTLDDAALGQRIENMMQSMLGKVTIDIRPQAWPLSGMVPLSFASKRTILIGEAAHVFPPIGAQGLNLGTRDVETLIRAIASDPSDPGSDRVIYAYDRGRRPDILARTGSVDALNRSLLSPMLPAQIARGVGLEMLRSFAPLRAFFMREGLRPGSGFSQLLPRLPNLRDRGKSATK, from the coding sequence ATGAATGACGTGGTTGTAGAAAAGCCCCTCACCGAAATCACAATCAGTGGCGGTGGCCCTGCTGGAATGATGGCAGCATTGGCCCTAAGCGCCAAAGGTTATCGCACGGCACTGCTTGGTCCGGAAACAGACAGAAACGACCGCCGCACCACAGCGCTGATGATGCCGGCTATCCGATTTCTTGAAAAAATCGGCGTTTGGAACGATATCACGCCCGAGGCTGCTCCTCTTGCTTCAATGCGTATTGTTGATGCCACTCAGCGTCTTATTAGAAGTCCCGCCGTAACATTCCGCGCAGGCGAAATCGATGAAACAGCCTTTGGATTCAACATTCCAAATGCAGCGCTGAACCAGAAGCTTGCGGGAGCCGTTGAAAACAACCCAGCGATCAAACGCATCACACAACCTGCAATCGAATATCGAAACAATGGCGATCACGTCACCATCACACTTGCAGGTGGTAATACACTGCATACGCGTCTGGTCGTGGCGGCTGATGGACGCAATTCCGCTGCCCGGGAAGCCGCTGGTATTCGCACACGCCGCTGGAGCTATCCGCAGACCGCAGTGGTGCTTTCTTTCGCGCATGAAGTAGAGCATGAGAATATCTCAACTGAATTCCATACCGAAGAAGGCCCATTCACACAGGTTCCGCTCAAGGGAAAACGTTCGAGCCTCGTCTGGGTGGTTAATCCGGATCGCGCCGAAATTCTGCTCACACTCGATGACGCAGCCCTTGGTCAGCGTATTGAAAACATGATGCAATCCATGCTTGGCAAGGTGACTATTGATATCCGTCCGCAGGCGTGGCCGCTATCCGGAATGGTACCTCTTTCATTTGCATCAAAGCGCACCATCCTGATCGGCGAAGCAGCACATGTATTCCCTCCAATTGGCGCGCAAGGGCTTAATCTCGGTACACGCGATGTCGAAACACTGATCAGGGCCATTGCAAGCGATCCATCTGACCCCGGTTCGGACCGTGTGATCTACGCTTATGACCGTGGTCGTCGTCCTGATATTCTAGCCCGCACCGGCTCTGTGGATGCACTCAACCGTTCTCTGCTCTCACCCATGCTGCCAGCACAGATTGCACGCGGCGTTGGTCTGGAAATGCTGCGCTCTTTTGCGCCACTCCGCGCATTCTTCATGCGTGAAGGCTTGCGTCCCGGTAGCGGTTTTTCTCAGCTCTTACCAAGGCTTCCGAACCTCCGTGATCGCGGGAAAAGTGCGACAAAATAA
- a CDS encoding quinone oxidoreductase, protein MINAIRVHQTGGPEVLQYEKIEIGEPGAGEAKVRHEAIGLNFIDVYFRTGLYKAAQMPFTPGNEGAGIVVAVGSGVETVKVGDRVAYAATPGSYAEERILPADRLVKVPDSIELKTAAAMMLKGMTAQYLLRQTFVVKPGHTILFHAAAGGVGLIAGQWAKHLGATVIGTAGSEEKIALAKAHGYDHVINYRTENFVERVKELTGGEGVNVVYDSVGHDTYMGSLDVLKPLGMFACFGQSSGVIPPFDLNLLAQKGSLFATRPTLFNYVAKRAELEKTANELFDVVASGAVKIEINQTYALKDVRKAHEDLEARKTTGASILLP, encoded by the coding sequence ATGATCAACGCTATTCGAGTTCACCAGACGGGCGGTCCGGAAGTTCTGCAATACGAAAAGATCGAGATTGGTGAGCCAGGAGCAGGCGAAGCCAAGGTGCGCCATGAGGCCATTGGGCTGAACTTCATCGACGTCTATTTCCGGACGGGGCTTTATAAAGCGGCGCAGATGCCGTTTACCCCTGGCAACGAGGGTGCCGGCATTGTTGTGGCTGTTGGCTCTGGCGTCGAGACCGTCAAAGTAGGTGATCGGGTTGCCTATGCAGCGACGCCCGGTTCCTATGCCGAAGAGCGCATTTTGCCTGCCGACAGGCTTGTTAAAGTACCTGATAGCATCGAACTGAAAACCGCTGCTGCCATGATGCTCAAGGGCATGACGGCGCAATATCTTCTGCGTCAGACCTTTGTTGTGAAGCCGGGACACACGATCCTGTTTCATGCGGCAGCAGGTGGCGTCGGGCTTATTGCCGGTCAATGGGCGAAACATCTTGGTGCAACCGTTATCGGTACAGCCGGATCAGAAGAGAAGATCGCTCTGGCCAAAGCGCACGGCTACGACCACGTTATCAATTACCGCACCGAAAACTTCGTTGAGCGTGTGAAGGAATTGACCGGCGGTGAGGGCGTGAATGTTGTCTATGATTCTGTGGGACATGACACCTATATGGGTTCGCTCGATGTTCTGAAGCCGCTGGGCATGTTTGCCTGCTTCGGCCAGTCATCCGGCGTTATTCCTCCGTTTGATCTCAATCTTCTTGCTCAGAAGGGTTCGCTTTTTGCCACCCGCCCGACGCTGTTTAATTATGTTGCAAAGCGTGCTGAACTCGAGAAGACGGCGAACGAGTTGTTCGATGTCGTGGCAAGTGGTGCAGTGAAGATCGAAATCAACCAGACCTATGCGCTAAAAGATGTGCGTAAGGCGCATGAAGACCTCGAAGCGCGCAAGACGACGGGTGCGAGTATTCTGCTTCCGTAA
- a CDS encoding invasion associated locus B family protein, translating to MTSTKTIAAASAFAGAFALLASATMPAAAQQPPQGWFKVCSKQEDNDICNTQNIITADSGQLLTAVNLIEIKGKINRKIFQVTVPIGRLIPAGVGLQIDNNKPTKLEYGICFPDRCIAEAPLSEDLINALKKGSKVTLTSVNYQNKQNPIPVALTGFSAALTGPGLKQSELEERQKELQDAVAKRQKEFEEKMKAEQAKAKGAAN from the coding sequence ATGACCAGCACGAAGACAATCGCTGCCGCATCCGCATTTGCTGGCGCGTTCGCCCTGCTTGCCTCCGCGACGATGCCTGCAGCTGCACAGCAGCCGCCTCAGGGTTGGTTCAAGGTTTGCTCGAAGCAGGAAGACAATGACATCTGCAATACGCAGAACATTATCACTGCAGACTCCGGCCAGTTGCTGACCGCTGTTAACCTCATCGAGATCAAGGGCAAGATCAATCGTAAGATCTTTCAGGTTACCGTGCCAATCGGCCGCCTGATCCCTGCTGGCGTTGGTCTTCAGATCGACAACAACAAGCCGACCAAGCTCGAATACGGCATTTGCTTTCCGGATCGCTGCATCGCGGAAGCTCCTCTTTCTGAGGACCTGATCAATGCTCTCAAAAAGGGCAGCAAGGTAACGCTTACCTCGGTCAACTATCAGAACAAGCAGAACCCTATTCCAGTTGCTCTGACCGGCTTCTCGGCAGCCCTTACCGGCCCGGGGCTTAAGCAGTCTGAACTCGAAGAACGCCAGAAGGAACTTCAGGACGCTGTAGCAAAGCGCCAGAAGGAATTCGAAGAAAAGATGAAGGCTGAACAGGCCAAGGCAAAGGGCGCGGCTAACTAA